The DNA segment ATTGGCAGAATTTGGATTCGATTTGGAGGTAAGAGGAGGTTATAGGTTTTACTAGAGTTATTATTGGTTTAGTTACAATGCGAAAAACAAATTAACATACGAAAATCATTATTGGTGTGGACTGATGGAAGTATAACTTGGAACAACTATGATCAATAATGTTTCTATTCTGAACTGTGTTGACTTCATAACCTAAAGTTCCCTCCTGTATCACGAGTTCGTTTAACTTATTGTGCTACTTGACCTGTCATCCAGAAGGGACCTTTTCGGTTATTAAGAGACGACGTTTGATTTATTTTTTTCGATGCTATTTAAACAACTCTGTCATCCTGTAAAGTTATTCTTTCCCAAACTCCAAATTCGCCACAATCGCCTCCGCATTCGTCAACACCGCTTCCGGTGCGCTTTTGGAAATGTCGAAATCAAGTCGGTTGATTGAACCGGTGATCTTCATTACTGTGATCGGTCTTATAGTGAAAAAGTAGTTTTTAATAATGAAAATGTTTTATACAAAGCTATTGACTTAATAACCGAAAAGTTCCCTCCTGGATGACACCTGCTACTTATCATTTATGTCGAAGCGGGAAAAAATAAAAAGTATTTTTGGCTATGCCAAAAATACTTTTTATTTTCCCCGCTTCATATATTGTCTACTTGACCTGTCATCCAGGAGGGATCTTTTCGGTTATTAAGCGAGGACGTTTCATTTATTTTTTTCGTTGCTAATAAAACACCTCTGTCATCCTATAAGGACCCTTTCGGTTATTAAGAGACTGCGTTTCATTTATTACTTTCGATTTGAATGAAACACTTCTGTCATCAAGTAGGGACCTTTTCGGTTATTAAGCAACAACGGTTCATTTTTTCTTTGGGTAATTAATGAACACGTCAGTCGTCGAATAGAATTTGTAGGATAATAAGTTTACTCCTTCCCAAACTCCAAATTCGCCTCAATCGCCACTGAATTCGTCAACACCGCTTCAGGTGCGCTTTTTGAAATGTCGAAATCAAGTCGGTTGATGGAACCGGTGATCTTCATTCCTGTGATCGGTTTGTTGTTGTTTGGATTTGTTCCTGATTTTGTTGTTGCATCCAATGTCACTTCTTTGGTGATTCCATGCATTGTAAGGTTGCCTTTGATCACATATTTATCAGCACCTGTTTTTTTAAATGAAGTACTTTGAAATGTAAGCTCAGGATATTTCGCTGTGTCGAAAAAGTCTGCTGTTTTTAAGTGTGCATCTCTTTTTTCATTGTCTGTGTCGATCGTATTCATATCGGCTTTCATGCTAACAGTAGCATCAGAGAAATCTTCTGATGTTGTTGTGATCGTAGCTTCTGTCATCACGACTGAACCTTTGATCTCAGAAACAGAAAGGTGACCAACAGAAAATCCCAGATAGGAGTGCGCAGTATCCAGTTTCCAGGTTGTTGTAGCTGCATTAAATGCTACTAATAGAAATGCAATGACTGGTAAGAATAATAGCTTTTTTAACATAAGTTTTTTTGTTTTTTAGGAAGGTTAAAAGTACATATTTTTTTTGAAGAACTCATGCCCTTATTATGCGATTTCGTTCAGAATTTGCGTAATATATTCATCCGGATTTTAAGAGGATTGGCCAAAATTCATATAATATTACATTCACAATATTGTTTATTATTTATCTTTACTAAAACCTCAAAAACCATGAAATATTTTTACTTTATTATTGCCCTTCTTCCCCTGAATCTCTTCGCGCAAAACACAGTTGTAGATTCTGTATTTACGGAACATTGTATCGTAAATACTTCACTTGGTACTGTTAATAATGATGAGCATATTGATTCAGTACGTTCTATCTACAATTCTACAGGTGATCTTCTTATTAGAATTACAACCAGAACTAAATTACGGGATGGAGTGATTATATATAATGGGACTGGTATGGATTCTCTCATCTATGATTCGGTCGCTAATTCTATTACAACCATTTCCGGTGCTGTAATAAATTCAGTTTTTATTCCTGCAACCGGAAGAATTGTAACATATGATTCTGCCGGCAGGGTAATTATAGAATCCATTTCACAGAACTATTCGACATATAATTTATCGTATTATTATACTTACCTGCCAAATAATCTGGTCGATTATTATTTCAGAAATTTTGAATCTTCAGGGTCTGTTGACTCTTTACTTGTTCAGTATACTTATGATGCAAACTTGAATCAGATCCGTGAAGAGCAATTTGTGTGGGATAATGGTGGGATTAACCACCCTTATGTAAAAAAGGAGCAATACTTCAATGCAGGAAATCAACTGGTAGCTTATGACTGGGATATGTGGATCGATTCAACATTTGGTTATGATGAATGCTATCTTGATACTGCCTCATTTACTTATAATGCCAGCGGACTATTAATTGAAGAAATAATGCATGAATGTACCTCAGGTGACCTTACTAATTGGTATACGTACGATATCAATGGTAATCTTGATTCCAGCGGTTATGTCTATGTGGATCACACGCAGAATGTTTCATCTGGAAGTTGTGATGCAGGAGTAGGACAAATCATTGGTGGAATTGGCGCTGATCCAGGTTTAAATCAATATGTTCTGTATCCGAATCCGTCTGATGGAAGAGTGGTTTTGTCCGGTAACTTCGCAAACATAAGCGATGAGATTAAAGTGTGTGACCTTTCCGGTAGAATTGTTATGACAATGAAAATTGGAAAGACAAATGATTCTATTGTTGAGGCAGATCTTACAGAACTGAGTTCAGGGATTTATATTATTCGTTTTGTTGATCAGGGTATTCATTCGCTGTTATTTATAAAAGAGTGATTTATCCATAATTGATCCTATGAAAAAGATGAACTTTCACCTTCTAATTTTTACGATTATTATTTCGTTCTGTTGTTTTCAATCAAAAGCACAAACAGTTACTGATACGATCGGCAATACGATTGTGGAAATTTCAGTAGCCGTAGATACGAATCATTTTACCGGTGGATATTTTAGCGGTCCATGGGATATCTTCTGGGGACCGGATCAAAAACTCTGGTATACAAATGAGACAAGACTTTGCACTTATGATCCGACAACTCATATTGTCGATACCATTCTTCAAATCGATTCAGGATTTATTATGAGTGTTGCTACTCATCATGATTTTCAAAATAATCCATTCGTTTACCTGGCTATTGATTCTGCATACTATTATGCTGCCGGTAACAACATCCAGGTTTATAAGTATGATTACAGTCTCACAGGCGATTCACTTTACAACCCGCAATTCATTCTGGATTGGTATCATGGCGGTGAACATTCAGGAGGCCGCATCTTGTTTGGTGATGACAATAAATTATATGTTGCAACGGCTGAGTACTTTTCTCAGTTTGATACGCTCTTCAATAATAGCGGAAAAGTACTTCGTGTAAATCCTGATGGAAGCGTTCCAATAGATAATCCGAGAGCTGATTATACTTTCACTTATGGTCACCGCAATCCGCAGGGAATTGTACAAACTCCCAATGGAAATTTAATTGTTTCCGAATACGGAATGCAGTATGATGAAGTGAATCTGCTTGAAGCTGGAAGATTTTATGGCTGGTGGATATATGATGGTGACAGTTGCTTTAATAATTCAGACAGTTGCGATTACTATGACAGCATCGCAGTTTTTCCGATTGATGTAGGTAGGAATCCGGCTTCAGGAATTGATTTCTATAACAATGCTGCAATTCCGGAATTCAACGGACTCATTCAGGCAGTTACAGGATTTAATCAGGGATTGATAGCGTATACAATGAACGCAACTTACGACAGTGTTCTAGTAAAGACCTTTTATCTCACTTCTGAATACGGTAGAGTAAGAGATGTTTGCGCTGCTCCTGATGGTTCAGTTTATTTTATTGCACACGATAGAAACCGGGCCGATATTCATGTGATCAGAAATCCTTTGTTCAATAATATTAAGAATGAATCGAATCTTGATTTTTCAATTTTTCCAAATCCTGCGAATGAAAATCTGAATATTATTAATTTCAAAGCAAATAAAAATTCATCGATCAGCATTTTTAATTCAATTGGTAAAATCGTTTATCAGGATGATAATTTTAATGGAGAATCAATTGATGTGGGAAGATTTCCTGATGGAGTTTATTTTGTGAAATGTTTTGCGGATGAAATGATTGAAGTGGAGAGAGTGGTGGTTTGCCATTAACGATTAAAATAATTTAACACTGAGATCACTAAGTTTTTAGCACAAGAGCACAAGTGAGGCTTTTTTTCATAAGTGCTCTTGTGACGATTTTTAGTGGACTTAGTGTTTTATTCATTTGGCATATATTTTCCTTTCAGAAAATTAAATCAAGAACCCATGGAAAGAAAAATGAACGATACAACAACAGATGGAAAGACCGGTACTGTTAAGATCACGAGAAATTTCAATCTGCCATTAGAAGAAGTATGGAAAGCATGGTCAGAACCTGCAAGTTTCAAAAAATGGTGGGGCCGGAAGAGTATGATTGCACAAGTTGTAAAATTGATTTCAAGCCAGGAGGAAAGATCTTTGCGAATATGGTTTCGGAAAAAGGCGAAGAGATTTGGTCTATATGCAAAATCACAGAAATTAATCCGATGAAAGAAATTTTTTACAATGATTATTTCGCTGACCATGATGGTAATATTGTTTCTCCTGAATATTACAATATGCCGGGTGATTGGTCGAATGTAAAGGTCCATGTTGCATTTGAAGAAGCGAATGGTGAAACAAAAATGACAATTGAACAGCCCGGAATACCGGTTGAATTGATAAAAGAGTGTACAGCCGGCTGGAATTCCTCATTAGACAAACTTGACAGGTAGTTTATTTCAGAAAAATAATTTTTATCAGAAAAATTTTGTAGCTTACTTAAAAATCGGAGTATGTGTTTTTCTGCTAATGCCAGTTTCACTGCAGGAACTGTATTGACTGTTATCGGTGCTATTTCTGTTCGAAAAGTCAGAGTGCCATCACAGATTTTCTTCGCAAGTATACCAATCATATTTGCCATTCAACAGTTCTCGGAAGGATTTCTATGGTTATCATTGACCAAACCAGCATTTGCAGAGTTGAAAGTAAGCATGACTTTCATATTTCTTTTCTTTGCACAAATCGTCTGGCCATTTTGGGTTCCATTTGCTGTGATGAAAATGAATGATACAGGTAAAGGAAAATCATTCGGAAAAATATTATTATTATGTGGGACAGCCGTTTCAGTTTATTTAGGTTATTGCCTTCTAAATTATCCGGTAAATGCACAGAGCGATGGAATGCACATTGCATACGATCAGCAATACCCGCAGTCAGCTGCTTTTGTTTGTGGAATTTTATATGTGCTGGCAACGATCTTTCCACCATTCTTTTCAGGAATAAAGCGGATGTGGATGTTAGGATTTGCAATTCTGATCTCTTATGTGATTACAACTATTTTCTATAATGATTATCTGGTTTCTGTCTGGTGCTTCTTTGCTTCTGTGATCAGTATTGCTGTTTATTCTGTTGTACATTCTCTGAATGCTAGTGCGGAGAATGTAGTGCCATCCAAAATTTAAGAGTCAGGACTATTAATTCAGTTGAATCAGAACGGCTAATTATATTCTCTGCATATAAGTTCCTGCTTTTATTGGTTGTAAAAAAAATCATGTGACATTAGGTTTGCATAAACAATTGCAAACCTCAATCAACATGAAAAGATCATTACTATTCCTCATAACTATTTTAATTGCTGTTTCTACATTCGCTCAGTCACAACCTCCCGTTGGAATCCGTGGTACCTATGTTGATTGTGCTCAGGATCTGATCTATCAGATTCACGTAGGAAATGCGATTGCAGCAATTGATTTTCTGGATGAGATCCGAAACAGAAACATTACCTATGTTGCACTGTTCGGCCTCGACCACAATTCTAATTCGACTGATTTTCCAAACGGATATGTGATCGGTGATCCTGCATTTGAACCTGACATTTTTTATTTTGTGAATGCTGCTCATGCACGCAATATTAAGGTCGGAATTGTGATCAGCGATAAAAGTTTTGTTCAATATACATTCACGCCACGAATCAACTGGAGAAAATTGGTGGTTCGAACGGATTGTTTTCCGCCGGATGCAATGCGGATTGCAAATGTCAATCAATTCTCCGAAGGAAGGGAATTACTTAAAGGTGAAATGGCTAAAGCCGCGGTACGAATAGCAAACTATAATTCGACATCGGCATATTTTGGCGGCTATATTGATTACCTGAGTGTTGAATACGAATACTGGACATCCGGTTTTTATTCCGACCACCCGGCCTATAGTGATGATGCTGTTTATTCAAAAGAGTATTATGCGTATCAGGATCTCCTGGAGCTGATGAATTTTATCAGAAGAAATGTGATCTGTGCTGGGAAATATGGGAATCTAAGATCAGAGATGGAACTTCGATTGAAGGAATTTAATTCACCCCTGGTTACCGTTCCTGATCCGCAACGACAGGCTGATGAGATCGATCTCACATTTGTCGATAGAATATTGCTTGTGGATTATCATCAGAATCCAAATGTATTGTTTGGTTATAATTGCGATAATCTTTATTGGCTCGGTCAGCCATCGGGTAGGAGCGGAACTGAAATTCTAAACCTGATGTCTGCAGAATCTTCCACATTCCCGAAAGCTGTTTGTGCTAATTATCCAAATGCCGGAAACTACTGGGATGATTTTCTGGGAAATTATCTTTCATCGCCATTAACTACACTCCACGATGTTGAAAATACCTGGTATACAAATCTCTTATCCGCAACAGCTTCTTCCTGCTCAAATTGTGGTTGTTCGTTTACAAATGGAGATAATCGTATAAAAGGATTTATGTGGTTTACCTCATCGATCCTTATCAACCATGGTATTTATCGGACGTCAGGAGAAAAATCAGATGTTCAGAATGAAACTTCTTTTATTACGATCAACATATGAATGTATTGAATATTCGGGATTCTGAAAATTATAAAGTACTATCTATTTTTGATTTCAGTGGGAGGATAATTTATAACGGTTCAGCAAATAAATGTATTTCATTGCAAAATTTGTCGCCGGGAATATATTTTTGTAATTTAACTGATAAATTTAATAGATTTAGTGGTGCCAAATTCATCGTATTATGAAATTGAAAATTGTTTTATTTCTTTTAATCTTTTGCAAATGGTCACCCACAATTGCACAGTCTAATTTTGAGCGTTCATATTTGCAGATCGGAATTAAACAGTATGGTGTCTCGGTTGCAGAGTTAAACGGAAAATTTTATGTTACCTCATTGTCTGATGATTGTGGTTCATGTATTTCGACGGAATGCCTTACTCAGTTTGATCAGAATGGGAATGTTCTCCATACTAACTATTTTTCCAATGGAACAATTGATGAGATCGTAGGTGAACTGACTCCATACAAAAGTGGATTCATCTTTCCTGTAACATATGATCATTTCAATATGTCGAATGTTCGCAAGGAAGTTGCAATTAAATATGTTGACTCTACCGGAACCGAAATCTGGACAGCAATAATTTCGGATTCATTGAAGGAATTTCAGAATACAAAGCTAGTAATAGGTAATAACAATCTGATCACGGGGTTTGCTGATAATCTGACTTCAACCGGTGTATTGTTCTTTCAAATTGATTCTGCAGGAAATGTTACCGTGATACAAAATTTCTCACGAATACCGGATGTTTACTCAGTGCGTGATCTGGTATTTAAGAATAATCATTTTTATGTATTAGGAGTTGGTGTCTTGAACGGTGCAACTAAAACCTTCGTCAGAAAGGTTGATATGTCAGGAATTGTTGTTGACTCTTCAGTATATGATTATGCAACTGAAATAAGTGGAATAAGGATTCAATCGTCTGATAATGGATTTATAATTTGCGGACAATCGTTCGATACGCTTGGATTCACACAAGTTTGTTTAATGAAAATTGATTCATCAGGAAATGTAGTATGGAGAAAGACACTGACAACATCAAATGATAATATACCAACGTCTTTCGATATATTTCAGAATGGTAGAATTTATATTACCGGAAAAACGATTGATCAATCTAACAATGTTGATCTGTTTATTATAAATGCAGATTCAATCGGTAATTTTTTATGGAAACGTGATTATTGCTTGCCAGGTCCAATCGGCTGTGTAGCGAGTGCCGGGAATTCAATTATTGAATCATCTGATCATTCAGTCGTAGTGTGTGGTCAGGTGCAACATACCGCATCTTACCCAAAGTTGTATTTTTTAAAAGCTGACGATAATGGCTTGATTAATTTTATTGATCTTGAAGTTCAAAAGAACGATAAGCCTTTTATTTCTAAGCAAGGGACAGACAGCTATGTTGTAAATAATATGTCAGGAAATTTTAAGGTAACTGTTTTTGATATGAATGGAAGAATAATTTTTTCATGCACTAATACGAACGAATTTGACTTCAGACTTCCTGAAGGAGTATATGTTTATCGTATTGAGTGTAAAAGTGGTATTTACACAGGGCGTGTGTTTTAACTTTTAGTTATTTTCATTCATTAATTCTATTTTAATTTTGTGAATTCTTTATTATTTTATAGATTTATAAAATTCTTAAACTAATTAAAAGCAGTACTTAATGAAGAATATCTTTCCGACTATAATAGCTTTGTTTCTTGTTTTTCTAAATATTGAAAACGGAATTTGCCAACCAACACTGATAGCTCCTGCTGACGGTCTGACCGTTCCCGGAGGTTTAGTAGTTTATGAATGGACTGATATTTCAGCTTTCTCTTATGAATTTCAACAAAGTAAATCTCCTGCTTTTATCCCGGAGGCTACAATTTATGTTTTTGACACTCAAGTAACATTGACTGCAGTTAATGGTACTTCATATTGGCGGGTAAGGGAAAACGCTTTTGGAGGACCGATTCAGCCCTGGTCAAATACTTTTTCTATAACATCCAGTAATGTTCCTCAACTGACTGGGATAACTCCATCGGATGGTTATGAAGGTCAGACCTTACTTCCGGCTATTTCCGGTGTTAATACACATTTTCGGCAAGCTACAAGGACAATGCAATTCACCCTTAACCAGGGATCATACACAATTAATTATTCAAGGAGACGGGATTTCTCAATAGATGATGATAGTTATCAGGCTGCATTTATTACAATTCCTTTTATTGCACCACTTGGTTTGTATGACGTGAACTTTTATAATGCGCTTGATGACTCAATGAAACTGCTAAATGGGTTTTATGTGCGCGGAAGCAATATATATTCAGGCCGGGTTTATCTGGATATGAATTCTAATTCAGTTTTTGACATAGGTGATTTACCTTACTCGAATGGATTTTTAAATGCTCCTCCATATTATACCGGTTGTATGGGCACCGGAGAATTCTCTGATTATATTCCTACAGGTAATTATACATTAAGTGTAGCTAACTTGCCAAGCTATTTTACATCTATTCCTGCTAACAGAACAATTAATTTCTCAGGTAGTGGAGCAACACTGAGTGGTCAAGATTTTGCTATACAACCAATACCTGGAGTTCATGATATGCAGGTTTCGTGTGCATTGAGTCGGAATACTACCAGACCTGGTTTGCCAATAAATATTACTTTAACATACTCTAATAAAGGACCTGCAATGGAGAACGGGCAAGTGTATTTTGTACTGCCAACTGGATTTATTATTGATTCTGTTTCTGTTCCAGGTTATAGTCTTAGCGGGGATTCACTTATCTGGAGTTTTTCAGGACTTTCGTTAATGCAATCCTCTAATATTATAATCAGCCTTACTGCACCAACTGGTCTGATAAGTGGTTCTTATGTTGAGTATGTTGCAGGAGTTACTGCCAGTGGAACAGATATAATGCCTTCTGATAATATAAAGATCACTAACCATCTTGTTTCAAATTCATTTGATCCAAATTTCAAAACTGCATCACCGACTGATCTTGCTACAGTTTTGTCGTCAACAAATCGTTATATTGATTTTACAATTCATTTTCAAAATACAGGTAACGATCTAGCATATGAGATCAGAATTCTGGATACAATAGATGTTAATCTTGATATATCTACAATTGAAGTTGTAAGTTCGAGTCATAATTATCGGACTATATTTTATCCTAATAGGGTTATTGAATTTAGATTTACCAATATAAATCTTGTTGATAGCGGAACCAATGAAGCACTTAGTCATGGAAATATTATGTACAGGATTCAAGCACTTTCGTCAACTACAATTACCGACCAGATCGAAAATACTGCCTTTATTTATTTTGATTTGAATGATCCTGTTGCTACAAATACTTGTTATGTTTCGTTAGGTCTTGGTGTCAATGCATATTTGAATATTAATGATGGGCTGAAAGTTTCTCCAAATCCATTTACCGGCTCAGTTTTAGTTTCATTGGATGAAAGAACAAATACCACTTCATGTATACTAATAAGAAACGTTTTAGGACAAGAAGTATTCAGGAAAATGACCGAAAATTTTAGACTTGATGATGACGAAGAGATCAATCTTGATTTTCTTTCAAAAGGAATTTATTTTCTTGAAGTACACATAAATGACATAAAAAAAGTTGCGAAAATAATTAAGAAATGATATTTCAATCTGATAGTTTTATTTGCTTTTTATTAAGAAATAAAAAGTAATTTCTAAAAACCTATATTTGTTTTTTCACACAACTTAAACATTTATGGATAACGTCAGCATAATTGTCATCCTGCTTTTCGGGATTGCTTTTTTGGGAATTCTGAGTAAGAAATATAATTTTCCATTTCCAATAGCATTGGTTATTTCCAGTGTAATGATCAGTCTGATTCCGGGATTACCTGTTGTGGAAATGAGTCCGGAAGTTGTTTTCCTGTTGTTTCTTCCTCCAATTCTCTATGCAGCTGCATGGAATACAAGTTGGCATGAATTCAAATCAGCTATCAGACCAATAAGCCTGGCCTCCATTGGACTCGTATTTTTTACAACTGCTTTAGTTGCTGTTGTTGCTCATCTGATCATTCCCGGATTAAGCTGGCCATTTGCATTTTTGATTGGCGCTATTGTTTCTCCTCCGGACGCAGTTGCAGCAACATCTGTTACGAAAGGATTAGGATTAAGTCCACGGTTAATTGCAATACTTGAAGGCGAAAGTCTGGTAAACGATGCCAGTGGTCTGATCGCATACAAATACGCACTGGCTGCAATTACACTCGGAAATTTTGTTTTATGGGAGGCCGGATTAAATTTCATAGTAGTTGCCGGTGCCGGAATTGCCTTAGGTCTAACACTGGCTTATCTCATTTTGCAAGTACATAAACGCTGGGTCTGTGATCCTGTGATTGAGGTTACACTTACAGTTCTTACGCCATTTGCTGCATATCTATTAGCGGAACACTTTCATTTTTCCGGAGTACTGGCAGTCGTCACTGCCGGATTATATATTTCATTTCGCTCAGGGGAAGCGCTTAGTCATCAGAGCAGGATAATGGCATATTCAGTATGGGAAGTGATCATTTATATTCTGAATAGTCTGATCTTTATCCTGATCGGACTTCAATTGCGAAGTGTGTTGAAAGGAATCAATCACTATTCGATTCCGGAACTTTTGATGTATGGATTAGTGATCAGCTTTGCAGTGATTATTGTTCGTTTTATCTGGGTTTATCCATCTGCCATGTTACCTCGCTGGCTAAGCAAACGTATCCGTGAAACAGAACCATTTGATCCCAGGAATATGGTTGTATTCGGGTGGGCCGGTATGCGAGGTGTGGTATCGATGGCTGCTGCATTAGCATTGCCATTAACGTTACCAAATGGTGAAACTTTTCCGCATAGAGATCTGATCATCTATCTCACATTTTGTGTGATACTTTCTACACTTGTATTACTCGGCCTAACATTGCCATGGCTGATCAGAAAGTTAAAGATCGAGCCACATTCCATAGTATTGGAAGAATATACTGTCCGTACTCAAATAGTTTCTACTGCAATTTCTCACATCGAAGAAAATCTTGCAATGACCTCTGAAGAATTGTTGCAAAACATCAAGAGTAAGTATGAAGTAAAATATAATCGTTTGCAAAAAACAGAATTGCCTGCTAATTACTTTGGAAAAGGAAAGCAGTTGCCGCAAAGTGTTTTTAATGAATTTTCAAAAATGCAGATCGACCTCATAAAGGTTGAACGGAAAGCAATTGAAGGATTACACAGAAGTGGATTGGCCAGTGAAGAGATCTTGAGAAAGGTTGAACGGGAACTTGATCTGGAAGAAACAAGGTTGCAGATGGAAATGTATGAGAACTAAAGTTAATAATATAACCCGTTCTTCGAAATTATTGCCCCTCGACTTCGCTCGGGGAGCGTCTTATAAGTGGTAATGTGTGAATTTTTTGCGAAGAAAATTTAACTTCAATTTTAAGGGAATTTTCTTCGCAAAAAATTCACACATATCTGCCCAAAACCCAACGGTCCCTGAGAGAAGTCGAAGGGCGAACGTTTTGAATTTCGAACAACGGGTTAATATATCATATTCTTGCCTCTTTCATTTGCAATCTACCGATTTGGAGTTGTTTGGCATGAAGTTTTCCTTTTAATAGCTCCAGCTAAAAATAAACTTGTTTTTATAGGGTTTTTCAGTTAGAAAGGTTATCTTCACGATAATAGCATTTTTGCATTACAGTTTAAATCATCCTCATTGAAATCTTTACAAAAAGTCGCTTTACAAAAAACATCCGGAAAAAAAAATATTTCAAAGAAAAGCGTTGAAGAAAAGTCATCTGCAGTAAAAAAAACTGATAAAAAATCTAAGAAGAAAAAATCTGCTTTACAAATTAAATCAGTTGCGAAGAAAACTTCTTCAAAGTCTATGACTAAAGAGGAAGCTATTAAAAAAGCGTCTTTCCCAATTGTAGCAATTGGAGCATCTGCCGGTGGACTCGAAGCTATTACCGAATTACTCAAGAATCTTCCTGTTGATACAGGGATGGCATTTATTTATGTTCAGCATTTAAGTCCGGATCATAAAAGTTTGCTTGTTCAAATACTCTCAAAGACTACTGCTATGAAAGTGCAGGAGATCGATAACATGGATCTCATCGAACCGAACAATGTATTTGTAATACCATTCAACAAAGGAATTGAAGTTACCGATGGCCACATAAAATTGTTGCCTCGTTCGAAAACAAGTTCTGTTGTTTCAATTGATGTTCTTTTTTCTTCTTTAGCTGAAGCTCAAAATGACAGAGTGATCGGAGTACTATTGAGTGGAAATGGAAATGATGGAACTTCCGGAATGAGGGATATTAAACACCAGGGCGGATTGACCTTTGCGCAAAATGAAA comes from the Bacteroidota bacterium genome and includes:
- a CDS encoding T9SS type A sorting domain-containing protein translates to MKNIFPTIIALFLVFLNIENGICQPTLIAPADGLTVPGGLVVYEWTDISAFSYEFQQSKSPAFIPEATIYVFDTQVTLTAVNGTSYWRVRENAFGGPIQPWSNTFSITSSNVPQLTGITPSDGYEGQTLLPAISGVNTHFRQATRTMQFTLNQGSYTINYSRRRDFSIDDDSYQAAFITIPFIAPLGLYDVNFYNALDDSMKLLNGFYVRGSNIYSGRVYLDMNSNSVFDIGDLPYSNGFLNAPPYYTGCMGTGEFSDYIPTGNYTLSVANLPSYFTSIPANRTINFSGSGATLSGQDFAIQPIPGVHDMQVSCALSRNTTRPGLPINITLTYSNKGPAMENGQVYFVLPTGFIIDSVSVPGYSLSGDSLIWSFSGLSLMQSSNIIISLTAPTGLISGSYVEYVAGVTASGTDIMPSDNIKITNHLVSNSFDPNFKTASPTDLATVLSSTNRYIDFTIHFQNTGNDLAYEIRILDTIDVNLDISTIEVVSSSHNYRTIFYPNRVIEFRFTNINLVDSGTNEALSHGNIMYRIQALSSTTITDQIENTAFIYFDLNDPVATNTCYVSLGLGVNAYLNINDGLKVSPNPFTGSVLVSLDERTNTTSCILIRNVLGQEVFRKMTENFRLDDDEEINLDFLSKGIYFLEVHINDIKKVAKIIKK
- a CDS encoding Na+/H+ antiporter, encoding MDNVSIIVILLFGIAFLGILSKKYNFPFPIALVISSVMISLIPGLPVVEMSPEVVFLLFLPPILYAAAWNTSWHEFKSAIRPISLASIGLVFFTTALVAVVAHLIIPGLSWPFAFLIGAIVSPPDAVAATSVTKGLGLSPRLIAILEGESLVNDASGLIAYKYALAAITLGNFVLWEAGLNFIVVAGAGIALGLTLAYLILQVHKRWVCDPVIEVTLTVLTPFAAYLLAEHFHFSGVLAVVTAGLYISFRSGEALSHQSRIMAYSVWEVIIYILNSLIFILIGLQLRSVLKGINHYSIPELLMYGLVISFAVIIVRFIWVYPSAMLPRWLSKRIRETEPFDPRNMVVFGWAGMRGVVSMAAALALPLTLPNGETFPHRDLIIYLTFCVILSTLVLLGLTLPWLIRKLKIEPHSIVLEEYTVRTQIVSTAISHIEENLAMTSEELLQNIKSKYEVKYNRLQKTELPANYFGKGKQLPQSVFNEFSKMQIDLIKVERKAIEGLHRSGLASEEILRKVERELDLEETRLQMEMYEN